CAGGGGGACTCATCGAGTTTTATGACACGGTGTTCCGGCTTCCGAACATTGAGGTTCTGGGCATAGGCACGAATCTTGGGTGCCTGGCGGGTGTGCCCCCCACCCCGGACCAGTTAATGCAACTGGTGCTCTACCGGGAACTTCTGGAATTGAAGTTTAAGCGGCCCCTTTCCCTAATTTCCGCCGGCACAAGCGTGATTCTCCCCCTTCTCCTCAAGGGTCAGGTGCCCAGGGCTGTGAACCATTTCCGCATAGGAGAGGCGCTGTTCCTCGGCACGGACCTAATTGACGGGGGCGTGCTGCCGGGTTTTCGTGATGATGTGATTTTGCTTGAGGGGGAGATAGTGGAATTGAAGGAAAAGGGACTGGTTCCCCAGGGCGATTCCGGCGTCACATCCCCCTTTTCCGGGGTGGGCGACACCACCGCGCAGCCGGGTAGGCGGGGCTACCGCGCCCTTATTGACATGGGCCAGCTTGACACGGACATTGCCGGCCTGTCGCCAATCCGGCCAGATTACCATGTTGCGGGGGCAAGCAGCGACATCACGGTGCTGAACATTGGGGAGAACACGGAGCGGCTGAGTGTTGGTGACAGGGTGCGGTTTCGCATGGGCTATGCATCGCTGCTGCGGCTGATGAGCAGCCGTTATGTCCCCAAAGAGGTGACAGGCGGCCGTCAGCGAACCGTTGTTGACGATTCGCCGGGAAACGGCCAACAGGCGCCTGCCTGTGTCCAGCCTGCCGGGCGGCGAACAAAAAAAGGGAGGGACGCATGTTGAGGCCCAACCGAAGGCATGAAACGGACCCGGTGACATGGGACCGTTGCGCCCGGGAGTATGAGGAGGGGATTGTAATGGGGCATCCCGACGTGCTCGCCTATGAGAATTTCGAGGAGGATTTTCTCGACGCGCTGCTTTTGTTCCTAATCACCCAAGGCCATGGCCCTCTGCGGCTCCTGGATGCGGGGTGCGGGTCCGGGCGGCTTCATTTGCGTTACGGAATGAAAATGACTCCCGAATCCACCGGGGGAACACGAGGGCGAATTGCGTTTGAGCCGTTGATGGCATCCGGTTTGGCGGGCGTGGACGGCGTGGATTTCTCCGTGGAGATGCTGGGGTTGGCGAGGCGGAAACTGGATGCGGCGGACTTTCCCCCCGAAGTCCGCCGCAGTCTCAGGTTGCGCCATGGTTCGGCCTTTGACCCGCCTCCGGAATTCGTGAAGGGGCTGCCGGTGGCGGTGGCTTTGTGCAACACCATTGGCGTGATGCAGGGTCCGGAGGGTGCCCGGCGGCTGTTTGAGGCGCTTCGCCGGGCGGTGGAGCCTGAGGGGGGCGTCGTGGTGATCAGCGCCTACCGTCTCGACGCTGTGGCGGCTTATGCGTTAAGCAACTATGAGAGCACCATGAACGTGTCGGGACAGCCATGCTGGCTTCAGCCCGCGCGGTTCATCTCTCAGGATGCCGTTCCCGTGCCTCTGGAGAAGAAGCGCGCCTTTGACACGGGCCAATGCATCCGTGTGGCCGAGCGCGGCGCGGACGGCGGGCTGTGCAGAGAGTGCGTTCTTGAGCGGGACCCCGCGGCGGTGGCCGAAGCCGTCGCCACAGGGCACATTCGCACCCATTGGGACTATGAGTCGCGCTGGTATTCCACGGAGCGGATGGCGGAATGGATGGGGGAGCTTTGGAGGGGGCTTCCGGTCTGGCATGTTGACGGGCGGCGTCTTGACGTTCTGCGGGCCTGGCCGGCCCAATTGGCGGTGCTGGATGCCGGGGACAGGCTGGGGGAGTTTTTCGGGCGGTTTGGCGTGCCCGGGGGGGCATAGGCGGGTGGACGGCAGGACGTTCATGTGGGCAATTGTTCTTGCATACCTTGTCTTTGTGTTTGTCAAGGGCGTGCTCAAGGTGCGCCAGGTTTCGGACACGGAGGATTTTCTGGTTGCTGGGCGGAACATCGGGTGGTTCTTCCTGCTCTGTACCATGGGGGCGACAGTTATCGGGGGGGGCGCCTCCATTGGTGCCATAGCGCGCACCTACGACTGGGGCGTTCTCATGCTCCTCGTTTCGACCGGGTGGTATCTGCATTTTCTTTTTGCTGGGATGTGGGTGGCCCCCCACTTCCGGGAGGCCCGTCTTTACACCGTTGCCGGATATTTCGGGCAACGGTTCGGGGAGGGGCCGCGTTTCGCGGTCCTCGTGCTCTCGCTGCTCTTTTCCGTGTTCATCGTGGCGGCGCAGATGGCCGCGTTTGGCAGTGTGGCCGCCGCCCTTTTCCCGGACGCGGCGGACAGTGAAAGCGCCCTGCGCTGGGCCATCATTGTCGGCGGCGCCATCGTGGTCACCTACAGCACCGCCGGGGGGCTGCTGGCCGTAATACACACCGACGTGTACCAGTTTATAATTTTGGTGCTGGGTTTCACCGTGACTCTGGCGTTCTGCGTGCCGGACATTGCCGCGTCTTATAACACGCGCACGGGCCGGTTTACCCCGCTGCGTTTCAGCACGGTGGACATTCAGACGCCGGAGGCGCTTGCCGGGATGCTGGTCCGGGGGGAGGGCGATGTGGCCCGTTATCTTGTGGAAACGGCCGGTCCGCTCCCTGAGGAAGCCTTGGCCGGGGGGGGCAAAGCGCTCAAGACGGCGGTGGTTGAACTGCTCAACGGCGCGCTTGATGAGCGGGATTTTTACAGCCGGGAACGCTTTGCGGGAGTGGAACTCAGCCGCCAGACGCGGGAACTCCTGGAGGGAAACCCGTCGGGCAAACAGTTGCGCCGGCTCAACCTCTCCCTCATTCAGGATGCCTTTCCACGGCTCGTATCACCGGACCGTGAAATCTCCCCGGTTTTTTTCAAGGCACACGGCGGCAAGGGCTGGGTTTTTCTGGTGACCACGTTTCTGGCCTTTCTGCTCGGCGAGTGTTTTGCACCGGGCTATGCGACCCGTTACTGTGTGGGAAAAAACATCCGCGAGACCCGGATTGGCATTATGGGCGCGGGGATCTTTCTCGCCCTGGTGTTCCCCGTGGTTCTTTTTTTCATTGCCCTGTACGCGCGCATTCACTACCCCGCAATTGATCCCCAGCAGGCCCTGCCCCGCGTGATATTCCAACTTCACAACCCTGTTGTCACGGGGCTAATCATCGGCGCCCTTCTCATGGCGGTCATGTCCTCCGCAGATTCGGCGCTTAATTCGGCCACGGCCATCTTCGTGAAGGACCTTTTCGAGCACCAGCTTGGCTGGCGGGACGACGGGAGCGGGCGTCTGCTCCTCCTTGCCAGATGCTGCGGCGTGCTCCTGGGCGCGGCCGCCATCCTGGTGGCCGTGCTGTGGTCCGACATTATCGGGCTGCTGCTGTTCACGTACCATCTTTGGGCGCCGGCCGTTTTTGTGCCCGTGTGCGTCGGTGTGCTGTCGCGTACGGGGTCAACGCGCCAAAACCGCATTGTCATGGCCACCATGATTGCCGCCACCTGCGCCACCCTGCTCTACCGCCTGCCGCAGGCGCTGGACCATTTCTTTGGTCTGCGCATCCTGTCGGAGCGACTGCACGACCTGACCGTGCGCCTTGACCCGGTAGTGTTCGGGGTCGCGGTCTCACTGGCGGTTTTTTTTGGACTCACCCTTTTCTGCCGGGTGCTTTACGGCCCGCCGATGGTTGACGGCCCCTGACCCCGCGGCATGCGGTTTGCCTGTTGGGACGTGGCCGGGGGATGCGCCCGCCGCCCTGCACCGCGTATACTGATCAGCAACCTTGGAGGATCGGTCATGTTCAGGAAGCTGGTGTTGGCCGCGCTGGTCACCGCGCTGGTTTTTACCGGATTGCTTTACGGCACGGTGTGGTTCGGATTTTACGAGGGGAACCGGCCCCGGCCCGTCGGCGCGCCAACGCCCCGCCCGGAGGGTGAGGGCTGGATAGACCTCCTCAGCGCCGAAAACGCCCCCAACTGGAAGAACCTCAAGAGCGACAAGGAGCTCTTCACCGTCGAGGACGGGGTGCTCCACATCTTCGGCCGTTCAGTGGCGTCGCTGGGCTACGCCACGTACACCGGCCAGCCCTTCGGCGACTACGACCTGCACCTGGAGTTCCGCCTGTCCCCGCCCCCGCGCTGGTCCGCCCTGGCCGCCCTGATTTTCAACGCGCAGCTCCGCTGCAACAGCGGCGTCTTCCTCCGCGTGCCCGAGGGCGAGTCGCCCCTGCGCGGGTTCGAGGTGCAGGTGCTGGGCGACCATGGCTGGCCTCCGAACAAGAACGGCACCGGGTCCATCTACGACGTGGTCTCGCCCATGTTCAACATGGCCCTGCCCAGCGGCGAGTGGAACTCCTATGACATCTCCCTGCGCGGCACGAAGGTCACGGTCACGGTCAATGGCTGGAAGGTGATAGACACGGACTTCGCGCAGATGACCATGCCCATCGGCAAATTCGGCACCCCCTACTCCGAACTGCCCCTCTCCGGGCTCATCGCCCTGCAGGACCATGGCGGCGAGCTCTGGTACAGGAATATTCTCGTGCGGCCCGCAGCCGGGGTTGAGGCCGCCGAAATCATCCCCGCCGCCGCGCTTTAATCCGGGAGACGCCCCATGACCACCCCCTTTTCCGTGCCCGTGTCCCCCGACTGGCGGGGACTGCTCCAGTGCCTCACCCGGACGGGCGAGCCGAAACGGGTCCACCACATTGAACTTTTTCTGGACCCCGAGGTGCAGCAGGCGGTCTGCGACCGCTTTGGCCTGGAGGAGGGATTGGACCGCGCGGACCCGTATTTCCCGTTGCGGCGCCAGATTGCCGTCCAGTCGTTTCTGGGTTATGACTTCATCCGCTGCGGTCCTGAGAATGTGGACATGCCCGTGAACCAGCAGGCCGCAGGCGACACGGCGGACCTTGCCCGCGACGGGGGCCGGCTTTTTCTGGACGAGAACCGGGGCCCCGTCACCACCTGGGAGGAGTTTGAAAAGTATCCCTGGCCCGACCCGGAAAAAATCGCCACGCGCAATCTGGAGTGGTACGAGAAGAACCTTCCCGAGGGCATGTGCATCATCGCCGGGGGCGGTTTCGGCCACTTTGCCGAGCACCTTACCTGGCTCATGGGCTACACCACCTTCTGCACGGCCATCTTTGAGCAGCGCGACCTGGTGCGCGCCATTTTCGAGAAGGTCCTCGACCTGAACGTCCGCGCCGCCTCGCTGATGACGGAGTTCGACTGCGTCCGGGCGCTTTGGGGCAGCGACGACATGGGCTACAAAGGGGGGCCGCTCATGAGCCCCGACGACCTGCGCGAGCTGGTCTTCCCCGGACACAAGGCCATGGCCGACATCGCCCACGGCGCGGGGCGGCCCTACCTCCTGCACTCCTGCGGCAACCTCTCACTGGTCATGGACGACCTCATTGACGGTGTCGGCATTGACGCCAAGCACTCCTTCGAGGACACCATCGAGCTGGTCACGGACGCCAAGCACACCTATGGGCGGCGCATCGCCCTGCTCGGCGGGGTGGATGTGGATTTCCTGTGCCGCTCGGACGAGGATGCCGTGCGGCGGCGGGTGCGAGAAACGCTGGATATCTGCCAGTCCGGCGGCGGTTATTGCCTGGGCACAGGCAACAGCGTGGCCAACTACATCCCCCTCGACAACTACCTGGCCATGCTGGACGAAGGGCGGCGGTTTTCCGGTTAAGGCGGGTTTTTATTGACTTTGACACCAAAACCTGTTACCATGTCGTCATTCGTTTTCTCCGGGTAACCGGTGTCTTAAGCAACAAGGGGGCAGGAAACTGCCATGGACAAGAAACCACTTCTCATCGGCGGAGCGGTCATAATCGTTTTTCTGGCCTTGCCGATTGTCATGCAGGCCGTTCAGATGGCCGGGCCGCCGCCCACCGTCGAAAAGCCCGCCACGTTGGACCCGCCCCTGCTGAACGCGCAGAATCTGCCCGGCTCGGTGTGGGAGGTTGAACCGCGCAAAGGCGTCAAAGTCTCCGTCACCTTGAACGCCGGCGGCACCGCCACGGCGTTCACCTCGAACCCCCTGGTGAAGCAACTGGCGGGCACGGACACCCTGTCGGGCTCCTGGTCCGTGGACGGGGCCGCGCTCAACGTGAGCACCCATTTCCAGGGGAAGGATGTCTCCACCAAGCTCACCATCTCCGGCGACAAGGTATTCGCCGACGGCGGCATTCCGGTGGTCCGTCTTCGCTGAAGGGCGTTTTCCTGAAACGTTTTCCACCGTGCGGGGTATACTAGAGGGAGTGGACTGTGTAAACCCTTTCCGCAAAGTGATAGACTAACGGCAATAAAGGCGGCTCCGGTGTCAGGGGCCGGCTGGAATAACGCGCGTTCAGGATGAGGAGAACACCGATGAAGCATGTGCGCCGACTTACCCGTCCCAATGTGTCCCGTGCCCAGTCCAGTGTGGTGGACATACTCACCATCGTCGGCACCATCATGACCGGCGTGGGCGGGGTGCTGCTCACCATCTCCCAGGCTCTCGGCGGAAAGTAAGGGCGCAAGCCCCTTTCCAGACGACAATCCAGCCCTCCGGGCCATTCCCTCCGGGATGGCCGGGGGGTGTTTTTTATGGGGATTTGCGCGGCGGTAAGCGCTGACGGTTACGCGGTGGGACGGAGCGCGGCAACGGCCATGTCCGTGCCCTGTTGGGCGGCCAGGCCGAGGGACGCGGGGCACAGGGGGCTGCGGCCCGAGGCGGCGCAGTCCAGCCAGTCCGCAAGCAGGAGCGCTTCGGGGGAGACTGCCGAAGTTGGCGCCGCAATCCACATCGCCGGACCATCGTCTGGGTACAGGCGCACACCGCCGGGCAGCACCTCCAGGCTGGCCCGGTCACCGCGCAGGACGGGGTGCCGCTCCGTGGTGGCCGCAGGGGAGGAGACCAGGCTGATCTCCAGGCCGTTTTTGAACCACAGGGAGGACATGAGGCTGTCGGGGGTTTCCGAGAGGGGATTCCAGCGTCCTCCGGCGGAGGCCGCGCGGAGGGGCGGGCCGCATTCCAGCGCGGCGAGCAGGGGGACGAGTTGTTCAAAGTGAAGCTGGGCGGCGGGGCCGAGACTCTGTCCATGCTGTCCGCGCCAACCGGGACCGGCGCCGTGGGGGGCGTGGGCCGCCACGGACTGGCACCAGGCCACGTTTCCCAGAACTCCGGCACGGGCCATTTCCGCGGCAAACCGCCATTCCGGCCGGGCGATTTCGGTCGCGCCGATTTGCAGCGCGGGCGCGCTGGTCGCGGCGGCGTCTGCGGCCAGTGTTTCGGCTTCCGCCACAGTCACGGACACGGGGGTTTCGAGATAGACGGGGAGGCCCGCCGCCAGCGCGGCGCGCGCGGCGGGGACATGACCCGCATCGGGCAGGGCGATCACCAGGGCGTCCAGCCGTTTCGGGTCCGCCATGACCTGCGGGTCGGCGGCGGTGTCCGCGCCGCAGCGGGCGGCGGCGCGGCGCGCGCGGTCCGGGTCGGTGTCGCAGACCATGGCCACGGAGAGGGGAAATCCCGCGCCGCGCAGTTCATTCAGGGCTTCCAGCAGGCGTATGCCTCTTTGCCCGCAACCCAGCAGACCCACACGCCGGGGCACGCGCGCGGCGGCGTCCATGGCGGGAAGCCAG
This genomic interval from Candidatus Hydrogenedentota bacterium contains the following:
- a CDS encoding alanine racemase, whose protein sequence is MSRVIINLDALQSNLDRINRLMASHGAAWTAVTKVLCGNAEVLGALSDMGVRSVGESRLSNLRAVHRVFREPETWYLRIPGMSMCRNLVSLAQVSLNSELETIRRLDEAAGMLEVRHRIIIMIELGDLREGILPGGLIEFYDTVFRLPNIEVLGIGTNLGCLAGVPPTPDQLMQLVLYRELLELKFKRPLSLISAGTSVILPLLLKGQVPRAVNHFRIGEALFLGTDLIDGGVLPGFRDDVILLEGEIVELKEKGLVPQGDSGVTSPFSGVGDTTAQPGRRGYRALIDMGQLDTDIAGLSPIRPDYHVAGASSDITVLNIGENTERLSVGDRVRFRMGYASLLRLMSSRYVPKEVTGGRQRTVVDDSPGNGQQAPACVQPAGRRTKKGRDAC
- a CDS encoding class I SAM-dependent methyltransferase — encoded protein: MLRPNRRHETDPVTWDRCAREYEEGIVMGHPDVLAYENFEEDFLDALLLFLITQGHGPLRLLDAGCGSGRLHLRYGMKMTPESTGGTRGRIAFEPLMASGLAGVDGVDFSVEMLGLARRKLDAADFPPEVRRSLRLRHGSAFDPPPEFVKGLPVAVALCNTIGVMQGPEGARRLFEALRRAVEPEGGVVVISAYRLDAVAAYALSNYESTMNVSGQPCWLQPARFISQDAVPVPLEKKRAFDTGQCIRVAERGADGGLCRECVLERDPAAVAEAVATGHIRTHWDYESRWYSTERMAEWMGELWRGLPVWHVDGRRLDVLRAWPAQLAVLDAGDRLGEFFGRFGVPGGA
- a CDS encoding sodium:solute symporter family protein, with product MWAIVLAYLVFVFVKGVLKVRQVSDTEDFLVAGRNIGWFFLLCTMGATVIGGGASIGAIARTYDWGVLMLLVSTGWYLHFLFAGMWVAPHFREARLYTVAGYFGQRFGEGPRFAVLVLSLLFSVFIVAAQMAAFGSVAAALFPDAADSESALRWAIIVGGAIVVTYSTAGGLLAVIHTDVYQFIILVLGFTVTLAFCVPDIAASYNTRTGRFTPLRFSTVDIQTPEALAGMLVRGEGDVARYLVETAGPLPEEALAGGGKALKTAVVELLNGALDERDFYSRERFAGVELSRQTRELLEGNPSGKQLRRLNLSLIQDAFPRLVSPDREISPVFFKAHGGKGWVFLVTTFLAFLLGECFAPGYATRYCVGKNIRETRIGIMGAGIFLALVFPVVLFFIALYARIHYPAIDPQQALPRVIFQLHNPVVTGLIIGALLMAVMSSADSALNSATAIFVKDLFEHQLGWRDDGSGRLLLLARCCGVLLGAAAILVAVLWSDIIGLLLFTYHLWAPAVFVPVCVGVLSRTGSTRQNRIVMATMIAATCATLLYRLPQALDHFFGLRILSERLHDLTVRLDPVVFGVAVSLAVFFGLTLFCRVLYGPPMVDGP
- a CDS encoding DUF1080 domain-containing protein translates to MFRKLVLAALVTALVFTGLLYGTVWFGFYEGNRPRPVGAPTPRPEGEGWIDLLSAENAPNWKNLKSDKELFTVEDGVLHIFGRSVASLGYATYTGQPFGDYDLHLEFRLSPPPRWSALAALIFNAQLRCNSGVFLRVPEGESPLRGFEVQVLGDHGWPPNKNGTGSIYDVVSPMFNMALPSGEWNSYDISLRGTKVTVTVNGWKVIDTDFAQMTMPIGKFGTPYSELPLSGLIALQDHGGELWYRNILVRPAAGVEAAEIIPAAAL
- a CDS encoding uroporphyrinogen-III decarboxylase-like protein, producing MTTPFSVPVSPDWRGLLQCLTRTGEPKRVHHIELFLDPEVQQAVCDRFGLEEGLDRADPYFPLRRQIAVQSFLGYDFIRCGPENVDMPVNQQAAGDTADLARDGGRLFLDENRGPVTTWEEFEKYPWPDPEKIATRNLEWYEKNLPEGMCIIAGGGFGHFAEHLTWLMGYTTFCTAIFEQRDLVRAIFEKVLDLNVRAASLMTEFDCVRALWGSDDMGYKGGPLMSPDDLRELVFPGHKAMADIAHGAGRPYLLHSCGNLSLVMDDLIDGVGIDAKHSFEDTIELVTDAKHTYGRRIALLGGVDVDFLCRSDEDAVRRRVRETLDICQSGGGYCLGTGNSVANYIPLDNYLAMLDEGRRFSG
- a CDS encoding Gfo/Idh/MocA family oxidoreductase; amino-acid sequence: MNRRQFLMRGAALGAAAWLPAMDAAARVPRRVGLLGCGQRGIRLLEALNELRGAGFPLSVAMVCDTDPDRARRAAARCGADTAADPQVMADPKRLDALVIALPDAGHVPAARAALAAGLPVYLETPVSVTVAEAETLAADAAATSAPALQIGATEIARPEWRFAAEMARAGVLGNVAWCQSVAAHAPHGAGPGWRGQHGQSLGPAAQLHFEQLVPLLAALECGPPLRAASAGGRWNPLSETPDSLMSSLWFKNGLEISLVSSPAATTERHPVLRGDRASLEVLPGGVRLYPDDGPAMWIAAPTSAVSPEALLLADWLDCAASGRSPLCPASLGLAAQQGTDMAVAALRPTA